Sequence from the Acidobacteriota bacterium genome:
GCTCGGTCACGACGGTCGTCGTGACCGGCGTCGTCGTGCGGACGGCCAGGGCACGGGTCTGTCCAGGAAATGCCGGCGTCTGGCCCGCACCGTTCGGACCGCGCGTCTCGAGGGGCTGTCCGACGACCGGAGGCGCGTCCGGCACGCGCCCGGTCAGCACGAAGACCCCGCCGCGCGGGCCCTGTCCGGCAGCGGGCGCCGGGCTCCCAGGCGCGAAATGCGTGCTGAGGTATGTGACGATGCCGGGCACGTCACCATCGGCGACCACGGCGCCACGTGCACGCATGTCGGCGACCACGGCGCTCCACTCGTCGCGGGTCCGCTGCCGGCCAAGCACGGTCGTGACCAGGTGGCACCGGTTGCAGCCGCTGATCAGCGCGTCGCGACCGTCGCCTGGCGGCAGGGCGACGCCTGGCGCCGACGTGGTGGGTGCCGCCGGCATCTGGGCGCCCAGCGAGAGGGAGAGGGCCAGCAGACCCAGTGGAGCGAGCAGGCAGGTTGGATGCAGTCGCATGGGTGGCTCTACAGTCGTGGGTCCACGACATCCCGTGCCAGCGACACCCGTGTCGCTGGCACGACGTCGACGCGCGGAGGGGCAGACGCGTCCGCGACAGGCGCTGCTGCACGGTAGGGCACGGCGACGGCCTTCAGATGCTCGACCAGCACGAACGCCTGTTCACCCACCAGCGTCACGCCCGTGGCGCCGGTCAGCCCGTCTTTCACGACGCGGACGTCGGCGCGCGTGCCCTCGATCGTGATCTGCGTCAGCCGTCCGCCGCCTTCAGCCTGTAGCAGGACGTTGGGGCCGACTGCGCGCAAGCCGTCGGGCCGCTCCATGGGGATGGTCGTCTGCAACTGCTGCGGTGCGCCCGCACTGCCGTCGGGCTGCACCGGAATGCGGTACAGACGCCCGGTGAAATACGTATTGACGTAGAGCGCACCATCCGCGAGGAGGCTCACGCCATCGACGATGGCGAGTTCCTGCGGATCGGCCAGCCACACGTCCAGCGAGTCGGCGCCCGGCTTCAGCCGGAGGATGCGTCCGCCGAAGCTCTCGGTCACGTACGTCGTACCGTCTGAGGCAACGGCGATGTCGTTGCACAGCCCACCGCCCGGCACTGGATAGCGCGCCTTCTGGGCGCCGGTCTTCAGGTCGAACGCACGAACGGTCGTCTCGCCGGTCGTTGGCCCACCGGGCCGCCCCTGGGCATTGGAGCAGACCCACAGCGTGCCGCTCCGTTCGTCGGCGAGCACGCCGAGCACGTTCGTGAGGTCGTGACTCGACGCGAGGATCCAGGGTTCGGCCTGCGCCGCGCCGGGGCGCGCACGGTAGATCGTGCCCTTGGCCCTGCTGCCGAAGTACACGGTGCCGTCCGCCGTCGACGTGAGGTTCTCGGGCGAGACGTCGGTGTCGTTGATCGTGATCTCGGTGCGTGACTGAGCGATCCCAGGGGCGGTGCAGGCCATGGTGACGAAGGCCGCGAGGCCCGATAGCGTGATCCAACGGTGCATGTGCATGGTAGCGAGACTCCCGGCGACGCTCCACGGCGCGCCGATGGTCATCATCCCTGTGGGTGTGCGCGGCGTCATCCGACTTCTGGTGAGCGGTGGACGGGCGCGTGTGAACCGTGCGTCTGGCCGTGCAGACGTACCGTTCACACGGCCAGCACGACGGTTCGCCAGAAGCCGCAGGTGTTGGGGGAGAGCCGTCGTAGACTCGGCCCGTGCGGTGCGTTGACGACCACATGGCGACTCAGGACGAGCCGCTGCGCTATCCGGGCTTCTGGCTTCTGCTCGCGGCATGGCTGACCATCGGCGTGCTGACGTCGGCGCGGTACGTGCTGCAGCCGGCCAGACCCGAGCCGTTCGCACTGCCGATGACGCTGCTCTGGATCGCGTGTTTCGTGCCGTGGGCCGTGCTGTCGCCCTTGGCGTTCACGCTCGAGCGGCGGTTCCCGCTCGGAAGCGGCGCCTGGGTGAGCAATCTGGCGCGCCTGGTGGGTGCCAGCGTTGTCGTCTCCATGCTGGCGTCGCCGCTGATGCTGGGGGCGGCGGGGCTTGTGGCCGTGGCCATGGGGTGGCCGGGCGGGTTCTTGCGATACCCCTGGATGTGGTTCAGCCATGTGCCGGCCGCCATGCCCTGCTTCTGGTGCAGCGTGGCCGTGGCGTACTTCATTCGCACGCGGCACCAACTGCGGGCGCATGAGCGCCGCGCGGCCAGACTCGCACTCGACAAGGCCCATCTCGAGTCCGGCTTGAACCAGGCACAGTTGGAGGTGCTGCGGGCCAAGCTCAACCCGCATTTCCTGTTCAACAGCCTGCAGAACATCTCGGTGCTGACCAGTCAGGATCCCGAAACGGCCAGCGAGATGCTGACGCGCCTCGGCGACCTGCTCCACGCCGCGTTGCGCGGCGATGCGACGCCGGAGGTCACCGTGCACGACGAGACCGAACTGGCGCGCGCCTACGTCGCGCTCGAGCAGTTGCGATTCGGCGATCGCCTTCGCGTGACGTTCGACGTGGCCGCTGACGTCAGGTCGATGCTCGTGCCGTGCTTCGTGCTCCAGCCGTTGATCGAGAACGCCGTCGTCCACGGGCTCCGTCGCGTGCGTACGCGCGGAGAGATCACGATCGTGGCGCGGCGAGCGGGCGACGACCTGCTGCTGTC
This genomic interval carries:
- a CDS encoding histidine kinase, yielding MATQDEPLRYPGFWLLLAAWLTIGVLTSARYVLQPARPEPFALPMTLLWIACFVPWAVLSPLAFTLERRFPLGSGAWVSNLARLVGASVVVSMLASPLMLGAAGLVAVAMGWPGGFLRYPWMWFSHVPAAMPCFWCSVAVAYFIRTRHQLRAHERRAARLALDKAHLESGLNQAQLEVLRAKLNPHFLFNSLQNISVLTSQDPETASEMLTRLGDLLHAALRGDATPEVTVHDETELARAYVALEQLRFGDRLRVTFDVAADVRSMLVPCFVLQPLIENAVVHGLRRVRTRGEITIVARRAGDDLLLSVADNGVGLPCADPAELTLGVGLGATRERIARLYPDAHSFAIRSAPGGGVEVRITLPLRPSTDHARAVPLTTSA